From Streptomyces chrestomyceticus JCM 4735, one genomic window encodes:
- a CDS encoding HIT family protein, whose amino-acid sequence MSKCSTNCIFCRIVAGKAPATVVARWDDAIAIVPLGPVTDGHVLVIPAVHVADATENPAVTGATMTRAAEYAASIGGSLNLITSKGAEATQTVFHLHIHVVPRIVDDALPLPWTPQQSAA is encoded by the coding sequence ATGTCGAAGTGCTCCACGAACTGCATCTTCTGCCGCATCGTCGCCGGTAAGGCGCCGGCCACGGTGGTGGCCCGCTGGGACGACGCGATTGCGATCGTGCCGCTGGGCCCGGTCACCGACGGCCACGTCCTGGTCATTCCGGCCGTACATGTCGCCGACGCGACCGAGAACCCCGCGGTGACCGGCGCGACCATGACCCGCGCCGCCGAGTACGCCGCCAGCATCGGCGGCTCGCTGAACCTCATCACCTCCAAGGGCGCTGAGGCCACGCAGACCGTGTTCCACCTGCACATTCACGTGGTGCCGCGCATCGTCGATGATGCGCTGCCGCTGCCCTGGACGCCGCAGCAGTCCGCCGCCTGA
- a CDS encoding GntR family transcriptional regulator has translation MTFTPEPLDPDDDRPPFEQVASSLGAAIRTKKLGPGDKLPSHKTLTELYGFARATIQRALRDLEDEGLVVSRKGSGVYVRNRTERPAGLRPYVEQAFASTNVSIDFAGFSSETLHSALQEPIDKIRVGRLTPSSITIRILVPDMSVPHAAPVRREDGTDDPRLRRRMHDMMVGFTRSITNSIHELSVLGLVPETKVSVRVHTGTQFFKLYVINKEDAFFGYYPIRPNKVVAEGEAIEIYDLVGTDATLFHYSVNEGESSSGAQQVEQARMWFDSVWDTIGRDLGPDGK, from the coding sequence ATGACCTTCACGCCCGAACCCCTGGACCCGGACGACGACCGGCCGCCGTTTGAGCAGGTGGCGAGCAGCCTTGGCGCCGCCATTCGGACGAAGAAGCTAGGCCCCGGCGACAAACTCCCCTCGCACAAGACACTGACCGAGCTGTACGGATTCGCTCGCGCCACGATCCAGCGGGCCCTCCGCGACCTGGAGGACGAAGGTCTCGTTGTGTCCCGTAAGGGCAGCGGCGTGTACGTCCGCAACCGAACTGAACGGCCGGCCGGTCTCCGCCCGTATGTCGAGCAGGCGTTTGCCAGTACCAACGTCTCGATCGACTTCGCCGGCTTTTCGAGCGAGACCCTGCACAGCGCCCTTCAAGAGCCCATCGACAAGATTCGCGTTGGCCGCCTAACCCCTTCGAGCATCACCATCCGAATCCTGGTGCCGGACATGTCGGTGCCACACGCCGCGCCTGTGCGGCGCGAAGACGGGACGGACGACCCGCGCCTACGCCGCCGGATGCACGACATGATGGTCGGCTTCACGCGCAGCATCACCAACTCAATCCATGAGCTGAGCGTTCTCGGCCTGGTACCGGAAACCAAGGTGAGCGTGCGGGTCCACACGGGAACGCAGTTCTTCAAGCTGTACGTGATCAACAAGGAAGACGCGTTTTTCGGGTACTACCCCATCCGCCCCAACAAGGTGGTCGCGGAGGGCGAGGCCATTGAGATCTACGATCTCGTAGGGACCGATGCCACGCTTTTCCACTACTCGGTGAACGAAGGCGAGTCATCGAGCGGAGCGCAGCAGGTCGAGCAGGCGCGCATGTGGTTCGACAGCGTTTGGGACACCATCGGAAGGGACCTCGGCCCTGATGGAAAGTGA
- a CDS encoding HAD family hydrolase, which yields MESDKLTTVIRESSGILFDFDGPICDVFAGLPAPGVAQDLTEVVAGHDVPLGGKARGLEDPMEILRLAVQGGEPVIRAVEEALTKAEVSAVKVAGPPIPGAVASLEAAHSSGRKTAVVSNNSAVCVRAFLKQHNLHHLVHEVIGRAAYRPDLMKPDPHSLLIAAERLDVPPKRCTLIGDSVTDIEAARTAGAMSIGFANKPHKTLALTEARADAVITDMAEVAGALASSPW from the coding sequence ATGGAAAGTGACAAGCTCACCACGGTCATCAGGGAGTCCAGCGGGATTCTCTTCGACTTCGACGGGCCGATCTGCGACGTGTTCGCGGGTCTGCCCGCTCCCGGCGTCGCCCAGGACCTCACGGAAGTCGTGGCTGGACACGATGTGCCCCTTGGCGGCAAGGCGCGCGGCCTTGAAGACCCGATGGAGATTCTGCGCCTCGCAGTACAAGGCGGCGAACCGGTCATCCGAGCAGTCGAGGAAGCACTGACTAAAGCCGAAGTGTCGGCCGTGAAGGTAGCGGGCCCGCCGATTCCCGGCGCGGTCGCCTCCCTCGAAGCGGCGCACTCATCCGGGCGAAAGACTGCCGTGGTCAGCAACAATTCCGCAGTCTGTGTACGAGCGTTTCTGAAGCAACACAATCTTCATCACCTAGTGCACGAGGTGATCGGACGCGCCGCCTATCGACCGGACCTGATGAAGCCCGACCCTCACTCGCTATTGATCGCCGCCGAACGGCTGGACGTTCCTCCGAAACGCTGCACGCTCATTGGGGACTCGGTGACAGACATCGAAGCTGCCCGTACTGCCGGAGCGATGTCGATCGGCTTCGCCAACAAGCCTCACAAGACCCTCGCCCTGACTGAAGCCAGGGCCGATGCAGTGATCACCGACATGGCCGAAGTGGCTGGCGCTCTCGCATCGAGCCCCTGGTAG
- a CDS encoding winged helix-turn-helix domain-containing protein, translating to MNTAFLKVACGDDPLLFGHWRRRLLRSLPRTALPLRDLVPAGQAPTFLDVFSDSLVEGLDSVRTTPQDLVRSEMRRVYGSSGSPPPPWVRALYRGDSDAWSLLRRAQQAAFETTLRPVWPLVQDLHRDEFTRHALTVAEHGTATALTRLVGASHLDGTLWELPAPASRDITLNGRGVLLLPTFHWTGHPLVGDHPDQPVTVTYPAGPGLPLTPSGATAPADALAAVLGRTRAAILGLLAEPHSTSDLARRLRVSNATASAHTAALRGRGC from the coding sequence ATGAACACGGCTTTCCTGAAGGTGGCGTGCGGCGACGACCCGCTGCTTTTCGGCCACTGGAGACGACGCCTGCTCCGTTCCCTGCCGCGCACCGCCCTGCCCCTGCGCGACCTGGTCCCCGCAGGCCAAGCACCCACCTTCCTCGACGTATTCAGCGACTCCCTGGTGGAGGGCCTCGACTCCGTACGGACCACCCCGCAGGACCTGGTCCGCTCCGAGATGCGACGGGTGTACGGGAGCAGCGGCAGCCCGCCGCCCCCATGGGTCCGCGCCCTCTACCGCGGCGACAGCGATGCCTGGTCCCTCCTGCGCCGGGCCCAGCAGGCGGCCTTCGAAACGACTCTGCGCCCCGTATGGCCCCTGGTACAGGACCTCCACCGCGACGAATTCACCCGCCACGCCCTGACCGTCGCAGAACACGGCACAGCCACCGCCCTGACCCGGCTCGTCGGCGCGTCCCACCTGGACGGCACCCTCTGGGAGCTGCCCGCACCTGCCTCCCGGGACATCACCCTCAACGGCCGAGGCGTCCTCCTCCTGCCCACCTTCCACTGGACCGGCCATCCCCTGGTCGGCGACCATCCCGACCAGCCGGTGACCGTCACCTACCCGGCAGGCCCCGGCCTCCCGCTCACACCCTCCGGTGCGACAGCCCCCGCCGACGCCCTGGCCGCCGTCCTCGGCCGGACCCGCGCGGCCATCCTCGGCCTCTTGGCTGAACCCCACAGCACCTCCGACCTGGCGCGCCGCCTCCGGGTCAGTAACGCCACTGCCTCTGCGCATACGGCTGCACTGCGGGGGCGGGGTTGTTGA
- a CDS encoding alpha/beta hydrolase produces MTPDVADVFSVVAPQVHPELPSTGVDWAATTTGAYVDAPAQCERRWPVLLYSPGGGDPRALGASVAVDLASHGSVVVTVDHPGDALAVEFPVAREGRGRVRTTVFRGDPRADAEQFRTMITARVADLRSVLCRLTELVAGRDADAAGRPVPEGLGRALDLRRVGVYGHSAGGTAAAQALYEDFRIGAAVGWEGFLDQAPDASGRPGELLPVARDGVDRPLLLVGTDGFAGRAEMERSWKAALSHPGGHTRRDRLDGTSHWVFTDYAAVAPQLQAAGLMTAEGRARLVGAADPAWSVPAVRRQVRSFFARDLPKC; encoded by the coding sequence ATGACGCCGGATGTCGCGGACGTGTTCTCGGTGGTTGCGCCGCAGGTGCACCCGGAGCTGCCGTCTACGGGTGTGGACTGGGCGGCCACCACGACCGGCGCGTACGTGGACGCTCCCGCGCAGTGCGAGCGACGGTGGCCCGTGTTGCTCTACAGCCCTGGTGGGGGCGACCCGCGCGCTCTCGGAGCCTCGGTGGCCGTGGACTTGGCGAGTCACGGGTCCGTGGTGGTGACCGTCGATCATCCGGGGGACGCCCTCGCCGTCGAGTTCCCGGTGGCGCGGGAAGGGCGGGGGCGGGTGCGTACGACCGTGTTCCGGGGTGATCCCCGGGCGGATGCGGAGCAGTTCCGGACGATGATCACTGCGCGCGTCGCCGACCTGCGGTCCGTCCTGTGCCGGTTGACGGAGCTGGTGGCCGGGCGGGATGCGGACGCGGCGGGGCGGCCGGTGCCCGAAGGGCTGGGGCGGGCGCTGGACCTGCGGCGGGTGGGTGTGTACGGGCACTCCGCGGGCGGCACGGCGGCCGCCCAGGCGCTGTACGAGGACTTCCGTATCGGCGCCGCGGTCGGCTGGGAGGGCTTCCTCGACCAAGCGCCGGACGCCTCCGGGCGCCCCGGGGAACTGCTTCCGGTGGCCCGGGACGGGGTGGACCGGCCGCTGCTCCTGGTGGGGACGGACGGCTTCGCCGGCCGGGCGGAGATGGAACGTTCCTGGAAGGCCGCGCTCTCCCACCCGGGAGGGCACACGCGACGGGACCGGCTCGACGGTACGTCGCACTGGGTGTTCACGGACTATGCGGCCGTCGCACCGCAGTTGCAGGCGGCGGGGCTGATGACGGCCGAGGGCCGGGCCAGGCTGGTGGGTGCGGCCGATCCGGCGTGGTCGGTGCCCGCCGTACGCCGTCAGGTGCGGTCGTTCTTCGCCCGCGACCTGCCGAAGTGCTGA
- a CDS encoding flotillin family protein, translating into MFGYRVPAPDEAMLISGGRRGLGGAPFRVVTGHGKFVLPVFRKTRFLTLAMCESEVVETCVTRQGIALTVRAVIAFKVGNDTESIVNAGQRFLSDQDQMSVLTGRIFAGHLRSIIGSMTVEEIVTERQKLATEVLDTSKSEMAKIGLHVDSLQIQSIDDGDTGYIDAMSAPHKAAIQRQAQIAQAQATQAAAEAEQEAARKQAEYARQTAVVKAEYSAEVDRAQAQAAQAGPLAEAHAQQEVLDAQTELAERAAQLRQQQLVAEVVKPAEADAERIRVLAMAEAERMKIQAEAAASYDRVALDRMLIDQLPQIVKEAAAGLSGANVNVLNGADGLGEIAAGLVGQGLTILDSVRRNLGAPQESTADGRVPEQGGGRVEIE; encoded by the coding sequence ATGTTCGGTTACCGCGTTCCCGCCCCCGACGAGGCGATGCTGATCTCGGGTGGCCGGCGTGGCCTCGGAGGCGCGCCGTTCCGTGTGGTGACCGGCCACGGCAAGTTCGTCCTGCCCGTCTTCCGCAAGACCCGCTTCCTGACCCTGGCCATGTGCGAGTCGGAGGTCGTCGAGACCTGTGTGACCCGGCAGGGCATCGCGCTGACGGTACGGGCCGTGATCGCCTTCAAGGTCGGCAACGACACCGAGAGCATCGTCAACGCGGGCCAGCGGTTCCTCTCCGACCAGGACCAGATGTCGGTGCTGACCGGCCGGATCTTCGCCGGTCACCTGCGTTCCATCATCGGCTCGATGACGGTGGAGGAGATCGTCACCGAGCGGCAGAAGCTGGCCACCGAGGTGCTGGACACCTCGAAGTCGGAGATGGCCAAGATCGGGCTGCACGTGGACTCGTTGCAGATCCAGTCGATCGACGACGGTGACACCGGCTACATCGACGCCATGTCCGCCCCGCACAAGGCGGCGATCCAGCGACAGGCGCAGATCGCCCAGGCACAGGCGACGCAGGCCGCGGCGGAGGCGGAGCAGGAGGCGGCGCGCAAGCAGGCGGAGTACGCGCGGCAGACCGCCGTCGTCAAGGCCGAGTACTCGGCCGAGGTGGACCGCGCCCAGGCCCAGGCCGCGCAGGCCGGGCCGCTGGCGGAGGCCCATGCGCAGCAGGAGGTGCTGGACGCGCAGACCGAACTGGCGGAGCGGGCCGCCCAACTGCGCCAGCAGCAGTTGGTGGCCGAGGTGGTCAAGCCTGCCGAGGCGGATGCCGAGCGCATCCGGGTGCTGGCCATGGCCGAGGCCGAGCGGATGAAGATCCAGGCGGAGGCCGCCGCGTCGTACGACCGGGTAGCACTGGACCGGATGCTGATCGACCAGCTCCCGCAGATCGTCAAGGAGGCCGCCGCCGGTCTCTCCGGCGCCAACGTCAACGTGCTCAACGGTGCTGACGGGCTGGGAGAGATCGCGGCCGGGCTGGTGGGGCAGGGCCTGACGATCCTGGATTCCGTACGCCGCAACCTGGGCGCGCCGCAGGAGAGCACGGCTGACGGGCGGGTGCCGGAGCAGGGTGGCGGGCGGGTGGAGATCGAGTAG
- the ctaD gene encoding cytochrome c oxidase subunit I: MDGSDTRTQPDPEAQGGPDATAGPATGPDTHHRDDPPRAALGPRPVRRRIPVEWLTTTDHKKIGTLYLVTAFVFFLVGGLMALLMRAELARPGTQIMSNEQFNQAFTMHGSVMLLLFAMPLFTGFANWLMPLQIGAPDVAFPRLNMLAYWFFLFGSLIAAAGFLTPQGAADFGWFAYAPLSDAVHSPGVGADMWIMGVAFSGFGSILGAVNFITTIICMRAPGMTMFRMPIFTWNVLLTALLILMVFPVLAAALFALEMDRKFGSHIFDAANGGALLWQHLFWFFGHPEVYVLALPFFGIISEVIPVFSRKPMFGYIGLIAATISIAGLSITVWAHHMYVTGGVLLPFFAFMTFLIAVPTGVKFFNWIGTMWKGSLSFEAPMLWATGFLITFVFGGLTGVILASPPMDFHVSDTYFVVAHFHYTLFGTVVYAMFAGFHFWWPKFTGKMLDERIGKITFWTLTVGFNLTFLVQHWLGAAGMPRRYADYLAADGFTTLNTLSTIGSFLLGLSFLPFFYNVWKTAKYGKKVTVDDPWGYSRSLEWATSCPPPRHNFTSLPRIRSESPAFDLHHPEIAALESSRT, from the coding sequence GTGGACGGATCGGATACTCGTACGCAGCCAGACCCCGAAGCGCAGGGAGGTCCTGACGCTACGGCGGGCCCCGCCACCGGGCCGGACACCCACCACCGGGACGACCCGCCGCGCGCCGCACTCGGCCCCCGCCCGGTCCGCCGCCGTATCCCGGTGGAGTGGCTGACCACCACCGACCACAAGAAGATCGGGACGCTCTACCTCGTCACCGCCTTCGTGTTCTTCCTCGTGGGCGGCCTGATGGCCCTCCTGATGCGCGCCGAACTCGCCCGCCCCGGCACGCAGATCATGTCGAACGAGCAGTTCAACCAGGCGTTCACGATGCACGGCTCGGTGATGCTGCTGCTGTTCGCGATGCCGCTGTTCACCGGCTTCGCCAACTGGCTGATGCCGCTCCAGATCGGCGCGCCCGACGTCGCCTTCCCGCGGCTGAACATGCTCGCCTACTGGTTCTTCCTGTTCGGTTCGCTGATCGCGGCGGCCGGCTTCCTGACCCCGCAGGGCGCGGCCGACTTCGGCTGGTTCGCGTACGCGCCGCTCTCGGACGCGGTGCACTCGCCCGGTGTGGGCGCCGACATGTGGATCATGGGCGTGGCGTTCTCCGGGTTCGGGTCCATCCTGGGCGCGGTCAACTTCATCACCACCATCATCTGTATGCGCGCCCCCGGCATGACGATGTTCCGGATGCCGATCTTCACGTGGAACGTGCTGCTGACCGCGCTGCTGATCCTGATGGTCTTCCCCGTACTGGCCGCCGCCCTCTTCGCCCTCGAAATGGACCGTAAATTCGGTTCGCACATCTTCGACGCGGCCAACGGCGGCGCACTGCTGTGGCAGCACCTGTTCTGGTTCTTCGGCCACCCCGAGGTCTATGTCCTCGCCCTGCCGTTCTTCGGCATCATCTCCGAGGTCATCCCGGTCTTCTCCCGCAAACCGATGTTCGGCTACATCGGGCTGATCGCCGCGACGATTTCCATCGCGGGCCTGTCCATCACCGTGTGGGCCCACCACATGTACGTCACCGGCGGCGTACTGCTGCCCTTCTTCGCCTTCATGACCTTCCTGATCGCCGTGCCGACCGGAGTGAAGTTCTTCAACTGGATCGGCACGATGTGGAAGGGCTCACTGTCCTTCGAGGCACCGATGCTCTGGGCCACCGGCTTCCTCATCACCTTCGTCTTCGGCGGTCTGACCGGCGTCATCCTGGCCTCGCCGCCCATGGACTTCCACGTCTCCGACACCTACTTCGTCGTCGCGCACTTCCACTACACGCTCTTCGGTACGGTGGTGTACGCGATGTTCGCCGGATTCCACTTCTGGTGGCCGAAGTTCACCGGCAAGATGCTGGACGAACGGATCGGCAAAATCACCTTCTGGACCCTCACCGTCGGATTCAACCTCACCTTCCTCGTCCAGCACTGGCTTGGCGCGGCGGGCATGCCCAGGCGGTACGCGGACTATCTCGCCGCCGACGGATTCACCACCCTCAACACTCTCTCCACCATCGGCTCCTTCCTGCTCGGCCTGTCCTTCCTGCCCTTCTTCTACAACGTCTGGAAGACCGCCAAGTACGGCAAGAAGGTCACCGTCGACGACCCGTGGGGCTACAGCCGCTCCCTGGAATGGGCCACCTCCTGCCCGCCGCCCCGCCACAATTTCACCTCGCTGCCGCGCATCCGCAGCGAATCCCCGGCCTTCGATCTGCACCACCCGGAGATCGCCGCCTTGGAATCGAGCCGCACCTGA
- a CDS encoding response regulator: MNQHTGPIGTTGPAAPDAQPLRVFILDDHEVVRRGVRDLLDAEDGIEVVGEASSGPEALARVPAVRPQVAVLDVRLGERGEPSGGDHEGIVVCRELRARMPDLACLMLTSFDDDEALFDAIMAGAAGYVLKQINGSDLVNAVRTVAAGKSMLDPRTASRVMARLRAPQQAESSPQSELDRLAPREREILELIGEGLTNREIADRLFLAEKTVKNRISTILSKLGVGRRVQAAVIAGRIRGQQERQGEQRGGW, from the coding sequence ATGAACCAGCACACCGGACCCATCGGAACCACCGGCCCCGCCGCACCGGACGCGCAGCCCCTGCGCGTCTTCATCCTCGACGACCACGAAGTGGTCCGCCGGGGTGTCCGCGACCTCCTCGACGCGGAGGACGGCATCGAGGTCGTGGGGGAGGCGTCCAGCGGACCCGAGGCGCTGGCCCGGGTGCCCGCCGTGCGCCCGCAGGTGGCCGTGCTCGACGTACGGCTGGGCGAACGGGGCGAACCGTCCGGCGGCGACCACGAGGGCATCGTGGTCTGCCGCGAACTGCGCGCCCGTATGCCCGACCTGGCCTGCCTGATGCTCACGTCCTTCGACGACGACGAGGCCCTGTTCGACGCCATCATGGCGGGCGCGGCCGGGTACGTCCTCAAGCAGATCAACGGCTCCGACCTGGTGAACGCCGTACGGACGGTGGCGGCGGGCAAGTCGATGCTGGACCCGCGTACCGCCTCCCGCGTCATGGCCCGGCTGCGCGCGCCGCAGCAGGCCGAGTCGTCCCCGCAGTCCGAACTGGACCGGCTGGCACCCCGTGAGCGCGAGATCCTGGAGCTGATCGGCGAGGGCCTGACCAACCGGGAGATCGCGGACCGGCTGTTCCTCGCGGAGAAGACGGTGAAGAACCGCATCTCCACGATCCTGTCCAAGCTGGGGGTGGGCCGGCGGGTGCAGGCCGCCGTGATCGCCGGGCGGATACGGGGGCAGCAGGAGCGGCAGGGGGAGCAGCGCGGGGGGTGGTAG
- a CDS encoding globin domain-containing protein — MSGVNDDYHALLARHEAMRLRRRILSPREDAVQERPTYGGQSNGPNGPSGSPRALGKPAIHSGNVSGTTGRYPGDPYGEARTDASGDAYDGAADQRVITEYLELVTPFGELITHLYDAMFRRWPYLRSLFPESMEFQRAHLARAFWYLIENLHRPDDIAEVFGRLGRDHRKLGVRPVHFEAFEAALCEALRRTAGPRWAEAVEQAWVRMLRFAVAAMVSGAEAALAEPPYWQATVTAHERRRPDLAVLRVRPHEPYPYRAGQYAALESPRLPQAWRQYSIACAPRSDAELEFHVRQTCTGGVSEALVADTAVGDTLRVGPPRGSMTLDDELASDLVLVAADTGWAPVKALLEELSARRGHRSVRLFLGAHSFADLYDAGAPSELERGRPWLRVTPVIGRRPETGGSFGPDAYGYDALAETVADAVTRHTDWSGHLAYVSGPTAVVDTTVARLTAAGVPPQNIRHDPLSDILRPPSRPGEAAGDPAAGGPAVVSRSRGASAGRRTTASTTFEGADS; from the coding sequence ATGAGCGGCGTCAACGACGATTACCACGCCCTGCTCGCCCGGCACGAGGCCATGCGGCTGCGCCGCCGTATCCTTTCGCCGCGCGAGGACGCGGTCCAGGAGCGCCCGACGTACGGCGGCCAGTCGAACGGCCCGAACGGTCCGTCCGGCAGCCCCCGCGCGCTCGGCAAGCCCGCGATCCACTCCGGGAACGTCTCCGGGACCACCGGACGGTACCCCGGAGATCCGTACGGCGAGGCCCGCACCGACGCTTCCGGCGACGCCTACGACGGCGCCGCCGACCAGCGGGTGATCACCGAGTACCTGGAACTCGTGACGCCCTTCGGCGAGCTGATCACCCACCTCTACGACGCGATGTTCCGGCGGTGGCCCTATCTGCGGTCGCTGTTCCCGGAGTCGATGGAGTTCCAGCGCGCCCATCTGGCCCGCGCGTTCTGGTACTTGATCGAGAACCTGCACCGGCCCGACGACATCGCGGAGGTCTTCGGGCGGCTCGGCCGCGACCACCGCAAGCTCGGGGTGCGTCCGGTGCACTTCGAGGCGTTCGAGGCGGCACTGTGCGAGGCGCTGCGCCGTACGGCGGGCCCGCGCTGGGCCGAGGCCGTGGAGCAGGCGTGGGTGCGGATGCTGCGGTTCGCCGTCGCCGCCATGGTCAGCGGCGCCGAGGCCGCGCTCGCCGAACCGCCGTACTGGCAGGCCACGGTGACCGCGCACGAGCGGCGCCGCCCGGACCTCGCCGTCCTGCGGGTGCGGCCGCACGAGCCGTACCCGTACCGGGCCGGGCAGTACGCGGCGCTGGAGTCGCCCCGGCTGCCGCAGGCGTGGCGGCAGTACTCGATCGCCTGCGCGCCCCGGTCCGACGCCGAGCTGGAGTTCCACGTACGGCAGACCTGCACGGGCGGGGTGAGCGAGGCGCTGGTGGCGGACACCGCGGTCGGTGACACGCTGCGGGTCGGCCCGCCGCGCGGGTCGATGACGCTGGACGACGAGCTGGCCAGCGACCTGGTCCTGGTCGCGGCGGACACCGGCTGGGCGCCCGTGAAGGCGCTGCTGGAGGAGCTGTCGGCGCGCCGCGGCCACCGCAGCGTACGGCTGTTCCTCGGGGCGCACAGCTTCGCCGACCTGTACGACGCGGGAGCGCCGTCGGAGCTGGAGCGGGGACGGCCCTGGCTGCGGGTGACGCCCGTCATCGGGCGGCGGCCGGAGACCGGCGGCTCGTTCGGGCCGGACGCGTACGGCTACGACGCGCTGGCCGAGACGGTGGCCGACGCCGTGACGCGGCACACCGACTGGTCGGGACACCTCGCGTACGTCAGCGGGCCGACCGCGGTGGTCGACACGACCGTGGCCCGGCTGACCGCCGCCGGGGTGCCGCCGCAGAACATCCGCCACGATCCGCTCTCCGACATCCTGCGCCCGCCGTCCCGCCCCGGGGAGGCCGCCGGCGATCCGGCGGCGGGCGGCCCCGCCGTGGTGTCCCGGTCCCGGGGCGCCTCGGCCGGGCGGCGGACGACCGCGAGCACCACGTTCGAAGGAGCCGACTCATGA